The proteins below are encoded in one region of Geothermobacter hydrogeniphilus:
- a CDS encoding tRNA (mnm(5)s(2)U34)-methyltransferase codes for MRSPRTATPPESLAPRSSLGRVVVLAQRLLAEVIRPDARLLDLTAGNGCDSLFLARHLGPDGQLLSFDIQLSAIEATAVRLAAAGFLPRRVATRVPLHEPGCQLIHDGHQFLDAYLTGPVAAAIGNLGYLPGGDKQLITRAETTLEALRALWPRLEAGGRLALVLYPGHPGGDEECAAVEWECAGLPAAAFDVIRLQVYNRRRAPSLLVVERRL; via the coding sequence ATGAGATCGCCCCGGACCGCCACTCCTCCTGAGTCCCTTGCTCCCCGTTCTTCCCTCGGCCGGGTCGTTGTTCTTGCGCAGCGGCTGCTGGCCGAAGTGATCCGGCCTGATGCCCGGCTGCTTGACCTGACCGCCGGCAACGGTTGCGACAGTCTCTTTCTGGCCCGTCACCTGGGACCGGACGGTCAGCTGCTCAGTTTCGATATTCAGCTGTCGGCAATCGAGGCCACTGCCGTCCGCCTGGCCGCCGCCGGTTTTCTTCCACGGCGGGTGGCCACCCGGGTGCCGCTCCACGAGCCGGGCTGTCAGCTGATCCATGACGGTCACCAGTTTCTCGACGCCTATCTCACCGGGCCGGTTGCCGCCGCCATCGGTAATCTCGGCTACCTGCCGGGCGGAGACAAGCAGCTGATTACCCGCGCTGAGACCACCCTGGAAGCCTTGCGCGCCCTCTGGCCCCGCCTGGAAGCGGGCGGGCGCCTGGCACTGGTCCTCTATCCCGGTCATCCGGGCGGGGATGAAGAATGCGCCGCGGTCGAGTGGGAATGCGCCGGGCTTCCGGCCGCCGCATTCGACGTCATCAGACTGCAGGTCTACAATCGCCGCCGGGCGCCCTCTCTCCTGGTTGTCGAGCGCCGTTTGTGA
- a CDS encoding NUDIX hydrolase, protein MLITLEEIRRVLADYEPQLAAAGSKQRAAVALLLHQCRDGLQIFFIERASHPRDPWSGNLAFPGGRVDPEDADEQAAAERETREEVGLQLKRDWCIGRLDDIHGAYLPIQVACFVYRIPVMPQLSPNEEVTDCFWFPCDDLLDPSRHGEISLHWQGRLRTARAIDLLGPGRPVLWGITYRLVTQLLVLLGCWDRERLQIMDD, encoded by the coding sequence ATGCTGATCACACTGGAAGAAATTCGCCGGGTTCTCGCCGACTACGAACCGCAACTGGCCGCCGCCGGCAGCAAACAGCGGGCGGCGGTCGCGCTGCTGCTGCACCAGTGCCGGGACGGCCTGCAGATCTTCTTCATCGAACGGGCCAGCCATCCGCGGGACCCCTGGTCGGGAAACCTCGCCTTCCCCGGCGGGCGGGTCGACCCGGAAGATGCCGATGAACAGGCCGCCGCCGAACGTGAAACCCGGGAAGAGGTCGGCCTGCAGCTGAAGCGGGACTGGTGCATTGGACGCCTCGACGACATCCACGGCGCCTACCTGCCGATCCAGGTCGCCTGTTTCGTCTACCGGATACCGGTGATGCCGCAACTATCCCCCAACGAAGAAGTCACGGACTGTTTCTGGTTCCCCTGCGACGACCTGCTTGACCCCTCCCGCCACGGAGAAATCAGTCTCCACTGGCAGGGTCGGCTGCGTACCGCGCGGGCCATCGACCTGCTCGGTCCAGGCCGTCCGGTACTGTGGGGCATCACCTACCGGCTGGTGACCCAATTACTGGTGCTGCTCGGTTGCTGGGACCGGGAGCGGCTGCAGATCATGGATGACTGA